A stretch of Plutella xylostella chromosome 10, ilPluXylo3.1, whole genome shotgun sequence DNA encodes these proteins:
- the LOC105388814 gene encoding cilia- and flagella-associated protein 299, with protein MTMAEKKNEIPPSVEADRRLLAYKTYEDYLDSLIDVADLRNLRSLESARTIAALGYRTHGDTLTEREFYKRRAVIHEVVYPTVKAYILVSEGANLQDPFKRELAVRETANRIGIVQTIIFVRNLTRAGFEISGYVDFAHRLLTKDWRPFFHEDALLWPRSSDLGYHHWRHGTVRSNISRNYKPLMDPDKGLLFQNRHDHKIICPDPLQEPGTNTTKLRVYSDRYTQVELYDHIVRKKS; from the exons ATGACGATGGCCGAAAAGAAGAATGAGATCCCACCGAGCGTGGAAGCAGACCGGAGGCTGCTGGCCTACAAGACCTATGAAGACTACCTGGACTCCCTCATCGATGTCGCTGACCTGAGGAATTTGAGGAGCTTGGAATCAGCTCGCACTATCGCAGCGCTAGGATATAG AACACACGGCGACACTCTCACCGAGCGAGAGTTCTACAAGCGGCGGGCGGTAATACATGAAGTGGTTTATCCCACTGTGAAGGCCTATATCCTTGTCAGCGAGGGCGCTAATCTACAGGACCCCTTTAAAAGAGAACTGGCGGTGAGGGAGACCGCTAACAGGATCGGTATTGTGCAG ACCATAATCTTCGTCCGCAACTTGACGCGCGCCGGCTTCGAGATCTCCGGCTACGTCGACTTCGCTCACCGGCTGCTGACCAAGGACTGGAGGCCGTTCTTCCACGAGGATGCCCTCCTCTGGCCCAGGAGCTCGGACCTCGGCTACCACCACTGGCGGCACGGCACCGTTAGGAGCAACATTAGCAGGAATTATAAG CCACTCATGGATCCAGACAAAGGTCTCCTGTTCCAAAACCGCCACGACCACAAGATAATCTGCCCCGACCCGCTCCAGGAGCCGGGCACCAACACGACCAAACTACGAGTCTACTCGGACCGGTACACACAGGTGGAGCTCTACGACCATATTGTGAGGAAAAAGAGCTGA
- the LOC105388825 gene encoding odorant receptor 22c: protein MLRNLLMKLEDPKRELLGPNVKALEFWGILLPENKPRRYMYIFLHALVFLFTFTEYVDIFFILNSDLILVLTNVKITLLATISCCKISTFLFWQKRWKDIIDYVTRADSSARAAAAAAAGRGDANIIRSYTRYSRKITYLFWSLMATTNLFVIVQPILKFFCSSEYRENVRKGEEPLAQVVSSWVPFVKTTTPGFLGASAYQIFAAIYGGGWITSYDTNAMVIMVFFRGQLELLRRNCVILYDTVSDDEVRRRIIACHTTHKELVKFAALYNSCLSPVMFLYMVICSFMLCASVYQTLMETNPLNRFLIAEFLIFGVSQLFLYCWHGNDVTFMSNQVQSGVFESGWYKRNIYRRELVLLGYQLDKTIRFTAGPFVSLNISSFTSILKGAYSYYTLLK from the exons ATGCTGcgtaatttattaatgaagTTAGAAGATCCTAAGCGCGAACTATTGGGCCCTAACGTGAAAGCCTTAGAATTTTGGGGAATATTACTTCCAGAAAACAAACCAAGAAGATACATGTACATTTTCCTGCACGCCTTAGTGTTTTTATTCACATTTACCGAATACGtggacatatttttcatcttAAACTCCGACTTGATACTGGTGTTGACGAATGTGAAAATCACTTTGCTGGCCACGATCAGTTGCTGTAAAATCTCGACGTTTTTGTTTTGGCAAAAGCGATGGAAGGACATAATTGATTACGTGACGAGGGCGGATTCCTCGGccagggcggcggcggcggcggcggcgggccgcGGCGACGCAAACATCATCCGCTCTTACACCCGGTACAGTCGgaaaattacctacctattctgGTCTCTGATGGCCACTACCAATCTGTTCGTGATAGTACAGCCGATCCTCAAATTCTTCTGCTCTTCCGAGTACAGAGAGAATGTCAGGAAAGGCGAGGAGCCTCTCGCACAAGTTGTTAGCTCTTGGGTACCGTTTGTCAAAACTACTACACCAG GTTTTCTTGGAGCATCGGCGTATCAGATTTTCGCAGCAATCTACGGTGGCGGCTGGATCACTTCGTATGATACTAATGCCATGGTCATTATGGTCTTCTTTAGAGGTCAACTCGAACTGCTCAGAAGAAATTGCGTTATACTCTATGATACTGTCAGCGATGACGAAGTAAGGAGGAGGATCATAGCGTGTCATACAACACATAAGGAGCTAGTCAA GTTTGCGGCTCTCTACAATTCGTGCCTATCTCCCGTTATGTTTCTATACATGGTGATTTGCTCCTTCATGCTATGTGCAAGCGTTTATCAGACTttg ATGGAGACGAATCCTTTGAACAGATTTTTAATTGCAGAATTTCTTATTTTCGGCGTTTCACAGTTGTTTTTGTATTGCTGGCACGGAAATGATGTTACCTTTATG AGTAATCAAGTCCAAAGCGGAGTGTTTGAAAGCGGGTGGTACAAGAGGAATATTTATCGGCGGGAGTTGGTCCTGCTGGGATATCAACTCGACAAAACGATACGGTTTACAGCCGGCCCATTCGTGTCGCTTAACATATCGTCCTTTACTAGC ATCTTAAAAGGGGCATACAGTTATTACACTTTACTCAAATAA